Within the Salvia hispanica cultivar TCC Black 2014 chromosome 4, UniMelb_Shisp_WGS_1.0, whole genome shotgun sequence genome, the region GAAGTATTATTAACTTTTCTCAATATCTTATGCAGACACAATTAACTAAACCTTATCCAGAGAAGGCATTAACgttaactcaacatttcaatTACCTCTTCATATAGCGTTTCGACTAGAGGTCCTGAGAATTCTTCTAGTGTCTGAGATaaaaaccaaataataaattagaattgaaaacctacaaaaaaccaaaatatactatttatataattttgagtATCAGTGTATTGTTTATTTTCCCTTACTCTTGAGCTACAGAAATCAGATACGTACCTCAACATAAAGATcatataatttacaatttttattttccatcaCATCGTTGAAACTGTGTTTGTGTCTCTTTCCCGCAGCCCGTGATTTCACCATTTCAGTAACTTCTTGTTTCATCTTCtgtattttatcatatttctcTTGTTTAGCGGATAATCCCTCATTAGCCATAGCTCGAAGATTTCTCTGCCAACAAATATGCTTAACGAATCAGTAATTAGCGAGGTAATCACACTTAAGAACACATTATATTCGAGGCTAATAACGccaaaacaataattaaaataataataaatgtaacATAATCAAGAGAGCACAAAAATGCTAGGTATATCACCACA harbors:
- the LOC125219735 gene encoding ubinuclein-2-like, translated to MANEGLSAKQEKYDKIQKMKQEVTEMVKSRAAGKRHKHSFNDVMENKNCKLYDLYVETLEEFSGPLVETLYEELASLWPGGFMNANRIKRAIYRAKERKGIRSFRKDREKIKEKNVLPQDASNIAHGTS